From the Cyanobium sp. M30B3 genome, the window GGCCGTGAGCGCCTCGCGCACACAGCTGTGGGCGGCCACCTGCGACACCTGCTCCGTCACCCCGGGGCTGCGGATCGCCTCGGTGACCTCATGGCCGTTGATGCGCACGCGCTGCTGGCCATCGGCGGCCGTGGCGAGATCCAGATCGAGATCCTGCAGGCAGGCGGCCACGGCGGTGGCGTCATCGGGATCGGCCCCCTGGCGCTGCAGCCACCAGGTGACGGCCCGGTACATGGCGCCGGTGTCGAGATACACCAGGCCGAGGCGCCGGGCAAAGGCCCGGGTCACGGTGCTCTTGCCGGCGCCGGCCGGTCCATCGATGGCGACGAGTGGAGAACGGCTCATCAGAAAGGTGTGGTCGATCAGGCGGGCCGGACCGCAGCGGATGGCGGCCGCCAGCAGGCAGAGGCCCTGGGGTTCCGGCAGCGGCTCCAGGGTATGGGCCGCCACCAACTGGGCATACTCCACCACACAGCCGGCCGCCTGCAGATGCCGATGCAGGCGCTGGGCCAACACAAACCTGCCGGCATGATCGGCTGCCCCGGCCTTGATGGCCCCCAGGGCAGCGGGCAGGGCGGCAGCCTGGCGGCGTTGCGCCTCGGAGAGATAGCGATTGCGCGAGCTGCAGGCCAGGCCATCGGGCTCCCGCACCGTGCCGCATCCCTCCACCAGCACCGGCAACCCCAGATCGGCCACCACCCGCCGCAGGATCACCAGCTGCTGCCAGTCCTTCTCACCCAGCAGCAGCCGCTGGGGGCGCATCAGGGCCAGCAGGTGGGCCACCACCGTGGCCACGCCGTCGAAATGGCCTGGCCTGCCCGGTGCGCACAGGCTGTGCTGCAGGCAGGCGGGTGGCAGCACCCGGGTGATCTGATCGGGACCACCGGGCAGCATGTCGGCCTGGGCCGGGGCGAAGAGGGCATGGGCGCCGGCCGCAGCCGCCAGGGCCGCGTCGCCATCGAGATCGCGGGGATAACGCGCAAAGTCCTCCCCCGGACCGAACTGCAGCGGATTCACGTACACGCTCACCAGCACGGCTGGCCGCTGGGCAGCGCGGGGCAGGCTGGCCCTGGCGATCAGCTGGCCATGGCCGCGGTGCAGGGCACCCATCGTGGGCACGAAGTGCAAGGGCCGATCCAGGCCACGTCGCCAGGCCAGCAGCTGGGAGCGGGTGCGGAGCAACTGCATGGCGGGCAAGACGTCAGAACAGCAAAAAACCCACCCGCCAGATTGGCGGATGGGTCGGATCAGGCCATGGGGTGGATCGGCCGGGGCCCGCTGCGGCCGGCCTGAGCTGCGATCAGCGCAGCACTTCGAGGCGCACAGGAGCCACTCCGCTGGAGACCAGGCCAACCTGCTGGGCGGCGCCGTGGCCCAGATCGATCACCCGGCTGCCCACGAAGGGACCGCGGTCGTTGATGCGCACGACTGTGCTGCGGCCGTTGTTGAGGTTGGTGACCCGCACGCGGGTACCGAAGGGCAGGCTGCGGTGGGCAGCGGTGAGGGTGCCGGGACGGTAGATCTCGCCGCTGGCCGTGCGGTTGCCGAAAAATCCGGGGCCATACCAGCTGGCGGTGCCTTCAATCACCTTGGAGACCTGCTGGGAGGGGGCCATCGCCACGGTTGAGGCCAGGCGTACCGGCGAAACGGTGGGCCGGAGCAGGTCGTCGTTGAAATGCAGGGGCTCGACGTCCCGGATGGCCAGGGAACCCCGGACGGGCACCTGGCTGAAGGAAGGATCTGCGCTGCGGGCCTGGGCCGGCGCGGCGGAGAAGGCAGAGCCGGCGATCAGGAGGGCGAAGGCACCCAGAGGAATGGAGAACGGCATAACAGGCGGAACTCAAGCGAATCCGGAAAGCAGGGCCTTCGACACCAGAAATGGAGGCGGAGCACTACCTGCGGATGCATCCAGCTGCTTCAAACCTGATCGCTGGTAATCCATGGCCTGAAGGCCCGAATCGAGGCGATTTCAGATATGACCTGGAGTTCCTCTAAGAAATCCCGGGCTGAAACGCTGGTGGAGTTCCTGTCACAAATAACAACGTCGCAAACGTAGACGCCCGGAGCGCAGCGCGGAAGATGCTCGCTCGCGGCGCTTGCGATCAGTTTTTGTGATCAAAGCCTCCCAGCCCTTTGCTGCCCTGCCCGATCGGGCCAGCCACACCCCCGGCCCAATCAGACAGAGCAATCACTCCCATAAGGCAAGCTGATCGACGCTTGTGTCAATCCTGGCTCCGTCCATCCTTCATCGGCCATCCGTCCGCGGCTGGCAGGCCCCTTGGCCCCACGGCGTCGCAGGATCGGGGGGAGATGTGCGGATCACCCAGGGGCCAGGTATGGATTACCGGACGGCAGGCGTCGATGTACTGGCGGGCCGCGCCTTTGTGGAGCGCATCCGCGGCAGTGTGGAGTCCACGCGGCGGCCGGAGGTGGTGGGGGGGCTTGGCGGCTTCGGCGGACTGTGCCGGCTGCCGGCAGGGCTCAAGCAGCCGCTGCTCGTGGCCGGCAGCGACGGGGTGGGCACCAAGCTGGAACTGGCCCAGGCCCATGGCCGTCACCACGAGGTGGGCATCGATCTGGTGGCAATGTGCGTCAACGACGTGATCACCAGCGGCGCCGAACCCCTGTTTTTCCTGGATTACATCGCCACGGGCAAGCTCAGCCCGGAGGCGATGGCGGAGGTGGTGGAGGGCATCGCCGACGGCTGCCGCCAGAGCGGCTGTGCCCTGCTCGGGGGTGAAACCGCTGAGATGCCCGGGTTCTACGGTCCCGGTCGCTACGACCTGGCCGGCTTCTGCGTGGCCGTGGTGGAGGCCGAGGCCATCATTGATGGCCGGGCCATGGCGGCAGGCGACCGGATCCTGGCGGTGGCCAGCAGCGGCGTGCACAGCAATGGCTTCAGCCTCGTGCGGCGCATCCTCACGGACAACCGCATCGATCCCACGGCGCCACTGCCCGGCGGCGAGGGGAGCCTGATCGAGGCCCTGCTCAGGCCCACCCGGCTGTACGGCGCCCTGGTGAAAGCCCTGCTGACGCAGGGCGTGCCCGTGCACGGCATGGCCCACATCACCGGCGGTGGACTGCCGGAGAACCTGCCACGCTGCCTGCCCAGCCACCTGCATGCCGCCATCGACCGGCACAGCTGGGAGCGTCCGCCCCTGTTCCGCTGGCTGCAGCACGCCGGCCAGATCCCCGAGGTCGACATCTGGAACACGTTCAACCTGGGCGTCGGCTTCTGCCTCGTGGTGCCGGCCGCGACCGAACAGCGGGCCCTCCAGGTCTGCAGGGAGGCGGGGTACACCGCCTGGAGCCTGGGGGAGGTGCGCCCCGGCGCCCCGGCACCGCAAACCCCGCTCGTGGGTGTGCCGGTCTGAGGAGGAGGCTGGCGGGCGCGCCATCGCAGCGGCCTTTCATTGCAACGCGCACCGCAGCGGCGAACCTGTCAGGGCCCATGCCTAGGGTGCCCCTCAGGTATCGGGGCGGGCCCAGCAGGCTGGCCGCCTTCAGAACCAGGGACTGAGTTCCCCGGGAGCGACTGGCCGGCCATCCCGCCAGGCCCCCGCAGACGCCCAATCACATCCGCGATCGTTGAGGTTCATCCGCATGCTCAATAGCCGTCTCCAGAATCCGTTCAGCGGAGGGCAGCGCGTCACCCGCCGCCGCAGTTCGGCCGGGCCCGTCCCGCCCATCCGGCCCCAGCGCCCCCGGGAACCCCTCAACCGTCCCCAGCGCCCCACCTTCCTGACACTGCGCGACCACGGCAAGGTGTACGTGGCGGATCTGCCCCGCCTCTCCGATGGTCAGCTGGCCCACGTGGCCAAGGAGGCCAGAGATGTGCTGGAGAGCCTCAGCCGCCGGCTCACCGAGCTCTCCAACCAGCTCCAGCTGAACCAGATGGAGCAGGACAGCCGCATCCGGGCTGCCACCAAGCGGGATGTCACCGAGCGCTTCATCCGTGCCATCGAGGAAGAGCAGGAATTGCGCCGCAACAACCCCCTGCTGCGTGCCGCCGCCGGGGAATCCGTGGCCCGGGCTTTTCTGGAACTGGCCCGCCACCGGCTCAGTGGTGCCACCTTCGATTCGCTGTTGCAGGAGGCCCTGGCCGCCTGCGGGCCCAGCGCCGCCACCCCGGAACCGGAGGAGAGCGCCGCGCCGGCCCCGGCGCCCCCCGCCCACCCCCTGCCTGTGGTGCTCACGCCGGAGACCAGGCCAGCCCAGGCCTGCTGAACCCATCAGGAACTCTGGAAGGGATTGGCCGGCATGCGCAGGGCCGAGACCCGGGCCAGCCGATCCAGCTCCAGACGTTCAGGCTCGGTG encodes:
- a CDS encoding bifunctional pantoate--beta-alanine ligase/(d)CMP kinase is translated as MQLLRTRSQLLAWRRGLDRPLHFVPTMGALHRGHGQLIARASLPRAAQRPAVLVSVYVNPLQFGPGEDFARYPRDLDGDAALAAAAGAHALFAPAQADMLPGGPDQITRVLPPACLQHSLCAPGRPGHFDGVATVVAHLLALMRPQRLLLGEKDWQQLVILRRVVADLGLPVLVEGCGTVREPDGLACSSRNRYLSEAQRRQAAALPAALGAIKAGAADHAGRFVLAQRLHRHLQAAGCVVEYAQLVAAHTLEPLPEPQGLCLLAAAIRCGPARLIDHTFLMSRSPLVAIDGPAGAGKSTVTRAFARRLGLVYLDTGAMYRAVTWWLQRQGADPDDATAVAACLQDLDLDLATAADGQQRVRINGHEVTEAIRSPGVTEQVSQVAAHSCVREALTAQQQAMGQRGGLVAEGRDIGTAVFPDADLKVFLTASVAERARRRALDLEQRGFPVPPLQELESQIAERDRRDSSREVAPLCMAVDAQELITDGLAIEAVIQALVDLFRQRIPEEAWPGPAAASPASSGL
- a CDS encoding septal ring lytic transglycosylase RlpA family protein; protein product: MPFSIPLGAFALLIAGSAFSAAPAQARSADPSFSQVPVRGSLAIRDVEPLHFNDDLLRPTVSPVRLASTVAMAPSQQVSKVIEGTASWYGPGFFGNRTASGEIYRPGTLTAAHRSLPFGTRVRVTNLNNGRSTVVRINDRGPFVGSRVIDLGHGAAQQVGLVSSGVAPVRLEVLR
- a CDS encoding phosphoribosylformylglycinamidine cyclo-ligase → MDYRTAGVDVLAGRAFVERIRGSVESTRRPEVVGGLGGFGGLCRLPAGLKQPLLVAGSDGVGTKLELAQAHGRHHEVGIDLVAMCVNDVITSGAEPLFFLDYIATGKLSPEAMAEVVEGIADGCRQSGCALLGGETAEMPGFYGPGRYDLAGFCVAVVEAEAIIDGRAMAAGDRILAVASSGVHSNGFSLVRRILTDNRIDPTAPLPGGEGSLIEALLRPTRLYGALVKALLTQGVPVHGMAHITGGGLPENLPRCLPSHLHAAIDRHSWERPPLFRWLQHAGQIPEVDIWNTFNLGVGFCLVVPAATEQRALQVCREAGYTAWSLGEVRPGAPAPQTPLVGVPV